DNA sequence from the Candidatus Sulfuricurvum sp. RIFRC-1 genome:
ACCGGCAGTAAATGTTGCGGCAAGGAGATCAAACATATCTTTGTTATCGGCGATTTGAGCATGAACATCGGAGACAATATGCATCACGTGCGAATAGCGCTCGACATGCATCATCTCCTCGACCCGTACGGTTCCGGTTTTAGCCACCCGTCCGACATCGTTACGACCCAAATCGATCAGCATTAAATGCTCGGAGAGCTCTTTGGGATCAGAGAGAAGCTCTTCTTCGAGTTCCAGATCGCGTTGAGCTGTTCCACCGCGTTTACGGGTTCCGGCGATCGGTCGGAGCAAGATGTCTCCGTCACTTAAGCGCACCATCACTTCAGGGGAACTTCCGACAATGCTGAAATCTTCGTATTCCATTAAATACATATAAGGGGATGGGTTTTTGAGACGTAAAACACGATAAAAACTAAACGGATCAACCTGAGCATGGCGGATATAGCGGTTGGTCATGAGGATCTGAAAGACATCACCGCTGAGGATCATTTTTTTGGATTCATCGACCATAGAGAAAAATTTTTCTTTGGTAAAGATGAACTCTCCACCCTTATCATTCTCGATTGTCTTGAGCGGTGTATAGTGATAGGGTGATTTAAGTGAGGTTTCAATCTCTTCAAAACGCCGAATTATTGAATCAACGCAGCTAAGCATCGTAATAGTTGCATTTTTATGGGAAACAACAAGGGCAAGTTTCGGGAGGATCAGATCCATATCGGGGATATGGGTTTGATCGGTAAGATTGTTCATTGAATCTTCAAGAACATGTTCAAAAACTTGCACCATATCGTATCCGATGTAGCCGATAAATCCGTCGATGTAACCGACACCCAGTTCACGCGCACGTTCACGATACGCAGATTGATCAAGTTTGTGATAATACTCTTTTAAAAAATCAAAAGGGGAGACATCAAGACGATTTGTATGACCTTGAATATCAGTATAAGTGGTTATTTTATCGCCATAAGTGATACGTTCACGTGCACCGATAATGATAATAGTATAGTTTCCTGCACTGTTTCCGGCACTTTCAAGTAAAAAGGTGACTTCTAAGGGGAAAAGGCTTTTAGCCTTTTCATAGACGGCGATGGGGGCGAATTGATCGAGAGAAAAATGGCGTGAAGATATCACCTTATCCCTTTGTTATGTATGCATTAGATTCAATGTTGCGTTTTACGGTTCCGAGAACATCCCGTGCCGCTTTTTCACCTTGGAACGGCCCAATCATGACTTTGGTCATTGACCCGCTTGGTGAAGTGATGTATTTCAGACCGCTCGCATTGAGGCGATCAAATAAAGCTTTATTCGGCTCTTTACTGAAAGATCCTACTTGGATGTAATAGGTTCCTTCGGTTGAGGCGGCTTTAGCAGCAGGTTTTGCAACCGGCTCAACTGCCGTTTTTTCAGCGGTTTTTTGTACCGGAGCAGCAGCTGCTTTTACCGGAGTGGTTGCAGGTTTCACTGCCGGTTTTGGTTCCGTTGCAACTTTTTTAGGCTCTGAGGGTTTTACCGATTTAATGGTTGGTGTATTAACAACACTCGGGACAGCTTTAACAGGTTCTGCTCGCACCGTTTTAGG
Encoded proteins:
- a CDS encoding anthranilate synthase component I family protein; translation: MISSRHFSLDQFAPIAVYEKAKSLFPLEVTFLLESAGNSAGNYTIIIIGARERITYGDKITTYTDIQGHTNRLDVSPFDFLKEYYHKLDQSAYRERARELGVGYIDGFIGYIGYDMVQVFEHVLEDSMNNLTDQTHIPDMDLILPKLALVVSHKNATITMLSCVDSIIRRFEEIETSLKSPYHYTPLKTIENDKGGEFIFTKEKFFSMVDESKKMILSGDVFQILMTNRYIRHAQVDPFSFYRVLRLKNPSPYMYLMEYEDFSIVGSSPEVMVRLSDGDILLRPIAGTRKRGGTAQRDLELEEELLSDPKELSEHLMLIDLGRNDVGRVAKTGTVRVEEMMHVERYSHVMHIVSDVHAQIADNKDMFDLLAATFTAGTMTGAPKIRAMELIAEFEGVKRGFYSGTIGYFGFDGNMDSAITIRTALIKPDFVILQAGAGVVADSIHELEYLEVTNKLGALTSTLDDLVKAQ